A portion of the Cryptomeria japonica chromosome 5, Sugi_1.0, whole genome shotgun sequence genome contains these proteins:
- the LOC131029508 gene encoding DNA-directed RNA polymerase II subunit RPB7-like, with protein sequence MYILVELERNVEVHPKYFGNRLDERICQQLAADVEGRQLLGACGADVGIPEGVVVAVHRVEAIEEGELPVNGTGRAVFHVIFTAIMLTVLKHEVVEVEVEKVNKLGLLCVAGPIELFVSIYNMPHYLQFDNTAVSPCFSNSTGDVKIEKDTVVRVRIMGSVINSNGIKCTASIEGDYLGLIPHSDTY encoded by the coding sequence ATGTACATTTTAGTAGAGCTGGAGCGAAACGTAGAGGTGCACCCAAAATATTTCGGCAACAGGCTCGACGAAAGAATCTGCCAACAGCTGGCAGCTGACGTGGAAGGGCGGCAGTTGTTGGGGGCGTGCGGGGCCGACGTTGGAATCCCCGAGGGAGTGGTGGTGGCAGTACACAGGGTTGAGGCAATAGAGGAGGGAGAGCTGCCCGTAAACGGAACGGGCCGCGCCGTCTTCCACGTCATCTTCACGGCCATCATGCTGACTGTGCTTAAGCACGAAGTCGTGGAAGTTGAGGTGGAGAAAGTGAACAAACTGGGCTTACTTTGCGTGGCGGGGCCCATTGAGCTTTTCGTTTCCATCTATAATATGCCTCATTATTTGCAGTTTGATAATACTGCTGTGTCGCCGTGTTTTTCGAATTCGACGGGTGATGTTAAAATAGAAAAGGATACGGTGGTGCGGGTCAGAATAATGGGCTCCGTTATAAATTCCAATGGCATCAAGTGCACTGCTTCAATAGAGGGTGATTATTTGGGGCTCATTCCTCATTCGGACACCTATTAA